ACCGGCCGCGCAAAGCAATCCGCCCCAAACACCTCCGGCAACGCCGCCCGGTACTGCGCTTGCCCCACGCTGTTCGTGTTGTGGTGCGACCCACCCTGCACCAGCTCGAACCGCTTGGGCCCCGGCGCGGCGTCGTACAGGCGCTGGCCCAGCTCGGGCGGGATCAGCCGGTCTTCGCTGCCGTGCACCACCAGCACGGGCGAGCCCACGTGCTGGATGTGCGACAGCGAATCAAAGCGCTGCGTGATCAGCGGGCCCACGGGCAGCCAGCCCCATTTCATGGTGCGCGCCACGTCGGGGATGGACGTGAAGGTGCCTTCCAGGATCAGCCCGCGCTGGTCCTGCACCTGCTCGGCCAGCTGCACGGCCACGCCGCCGCCCAGCGAGTGGCCAAAGATGAAGCGCGGCGCGCCGGGGTGCTGCGCGGCCAGCCAGTCCCACGCGGCGCGCGCGTCTTCCACCGCCATCGCTTCAGACGGCAGGCCGGGCGAGCTTTGGCCGAAGCCGCGGTAGTCGATGGCCAGCACGGAAAAGCCCAATTCCTGCATGCGGCGGATGCGTCCGGACGAGCCGCGCACGTCCCAGCGCGCGCCGTGCAGGTACAGCAGCAAGGGCGCCTGCGCGCAGGTGGCGCTGCCGCGCGGCGCGGCGGGGTCGGCGGCGTGCCACAGGCCGTGCAGCTTGACGGGCTGGCCCGACACGCGCGAATCGAAGGCGATCCACACGTCCTGCATGCCCTGCGCGCCGACGGCAGAGTTGCCCCAGGCGCGGTCGGTGGGTTGAAAAATCCAGGCGCGCTGCTTTTCATCCAGCGTGTGGCAGCCCACCGCCGTCAGCGCGGCCACGGCAAGCAAAGAGGCGATCTGTACAAGGCGTTTCATCGAATGGATCGGATGCGCGCTGAGCGTTGAAAGTTCACGCACGCAGACCAGCCCGGCAGCTCACCCCGGCAGAGGCCACACGCGCTGGCCGCCCACCGCATACAGGCGCGCGCCCGGCGTGGGCGGGGGCGCGTGGGTGCCCGTGAAGGCGCCGAAGGCGGGCAGCACCAGCAGGCCCGGCGCGTGCCAGAAGGCGGGCAGGCGCAGGCGGTCGCGCCCGCGCCCGGCCAGGTGCACGGCGGGGTGCCAGTGCCCGGCCAGCACGGTGGCGCCCGCCACCTGCTGCGGGTGGTGGCAGGCGGCCAGCGGGCCGATGCGCCAGGGCTCGTCCACCACCGCCATGCCGAAATCGGGCGGCGGGTCGCCCGCGTGCTGGTCGTGGTTGCCGCGCACCAGCGTCAGCGCCACGGCGGCGTGCTGCGCGCGCCAGGCGGCCAGCGCGGCCATCACCTGCGGCAGCTGGCCTTCGCGCGCGTGCAGCCAGTCGCCCAGGAAGACGATGTGCTTCGCGGCGGTGTCTTCGATCAGGGCCGTCAGCGCGCCCAGTGTGGCTTGCGTCGTGCCTTCGGGCACCGGCAGGCCGTGGGCGCGGAAGGTGGCGGCCTTGCCGAAATGCGCGTCGGCGATGAACAAGGTGCGCTGCTCTGGCCACCAGACGGCCTTTTCGGGGCGCAGGTGCAGTTCGGTGCCCGGCAGCGGCAAGCGCACCGACGACGGCGCGGCGGGGGGCTCGGCCAGAAAACTCATCGGGCGATTGTGGCGGTTGCTTTGGCTGCTTCGGCGTCTGGTTTGGCAGCCCGAGGGCGCGGGGCGATGCATTGATGGGCAGCTCAGCCCGCGCCACGCCGGCGTGCCAAGCGCGGGCGCGGCACCGGGGCGCCTGTATCGCCTGAGCCGCTGTTGCCATCGCCACGCCTACGCGTGCGCCGCCGCCCGGGCTGGCGAGGGGCGTCGGGCGCGGACAGGTCCAGCGCCTGCCGCACGCTGTTGGGCGCCGCGCTGGCCGAGGCGCC
This genomic interval from Ottowia oryzae contains the following:
- a CDS encoding alpha/beta hydrolase, with product MKRLVQIASLLAVAALTAVGCHTLDEKQRAWIFQPTDRAWGNSAVGAQGMQDVWIAFDSRVSGQPVKLHGLWHAADPAAPRGSATCAQAPLLLYLHGARWDVRGSSGRIRRMQELGFSVLAIDYRGFGQSSPGLPSEAMAVEDARAAWDWLAAQHPGAPRFIFGHSLGGGVAVQLAEQVQDQRGLILEGTFTSIPDVARTMKWGWLPVGPLITQRFDSLSHIQHVGSPVLVVHGSEDRLIPPELGQRLYDAAPGPKRFELVQGGSHHNTNSVGQAQYRAALPEVFGADCFARPVVGAAGAA
- the pdeM gene encoding ligase-associated DNA damage response endonuclease PdeM; this translates as MSFLAEPPAAPSSVRLPLPGTELHLRPEKAVWWPEQRTLFIADAHFGKAATFRAHGLPVPEGTTQATLGALTALIEDTAAKHIVFLGDWLHAREGQLPQVMAALAAWRAQHAAVALTLVRGNHDQHAGDPPPDFGMAVVDEPWRIGPLAACHHPQQVAGATVLAGHWHPAVHLAGRGRDRLRLPAFWHAPGLLVLPAFGAFTGTHAPPPTPGARLYAVGGQRVWPLPG